One region of Amphiprion ocellaris isolate individual 3 ecotype Okinawa chromosome 9, ASM2253959v1, whole genome shotgun sequence genomic DNA includes:
- the LOC111574027 gene encoding transmembrane protein 158 — protein MLNNSTTLLLALTAAAALLPRCQGWSDDDLLLPPINSSNRFLANLEVDVRFSKRSVEESDASADASSLQTLSQCNVSVQRLLPTSLVARWDSSFGFQCDVLIYTTNNHGRAFFSASFNRAISPVVIEHLGVTGGQQELRLCVGCGMSRYRRFGQGRLRGQQSGDQVTFCCVDFSLDELKGDKSWRLNRKPIESTLVACFMTLVIIVWSVAALIWPVPIIAGFLPNGMEQRRPR, from the coding sequence ATGCTGAACAACTCCACGACTCTCCTGCTGGCTCTGACCGCCGCGGCCGCACTTCTCCCGCGATGCCAGGGATGGAGCGACGATGACCTGCTGCTGCCGCCCATCAACTCCTCCAACAGGTTCCTGGCCAACCTGGAGGTGGACGTGCGCTTCTCCAAGAGGTCCGTGGAGGAGAGCGACGCCTCGGCCGACGCCTCCTCCCTGCAGACTCTGTCCCAGTGCAACGTGAGCGTCCAGCGGCTGCTGCCCACCTCGCTGGTGGCGCGCTGGGACAGCAGCTTCGGCTTCCAGTGCGACGTGCTCATCTACACCACCAACAACCACGGCAGGGCTTTTTTCTCCGCCTCCTTCAACCGGGCGATCTCCCCGGTTGTCATCGAGCACCTCGGGGTCACCGGGGGTCAGCAGGAACTGCGGCTGTGCGTCGGCTGCGGGATGTCCCGGTACCGGAGGTTCGGTCAGGGCCGGCTGCGGGGCCAGCAGAGCGGGGATCAAGTCACTTTCTGCTGCGTGGATTTCAGCCTCGACGAGCTGAAGGGGGACAAAAGTTGGAGGCTGAACAGAAAACCCATCGAGTCGACACTTGTGGCTTGTTTCATGACTTTGGTCATCATTGTGTGGAGTGTTGCTGCTCTCATATGGCCGGTACCGATCATTGCAGGATTTCTGCCTAATGGGATGGAGCAGAGGAGACCGAGATAA